CCCTGCATAACCAGAATTTTGTACTAGATTTCCAATTGCATAAATTCCACTTTGAACAGGTGGCCAAGCAAAACTCATTAAAATTCCAACAAATAAAAATACAATGGAAGAAATAATAGGTATAAAACGTGTTCCTTCAAAGAATGAAAGAGCGGATGGTAACTGTATTTTATAAAAGCGATTATGAAGTGCAGCAACACCTAAACCAACGATCATACCACCGAATACACCCATTTGAAGTGATTCGATACCTAAAACCGTTGTTACAGAACCTTCTAAAAATAAATCAGCGCCTCCGCGGATTTGAATCATAGCACCAATAGAAGAATGCATAATCAAAAACGCAATTCCTGCCGCTAAAGCTGCAGTAGCCTTTTTCAGACCGAGCCATACCGATGGCACATCCAATGGCAAAAATTAAGGGCAAGTTTGCAAAAACAATATCCCCTGCATCGTTCATTACGGTCAAGACATTGTTTAGAATCGTTCCTTCACCCATAATGTTAGTCAGTCCATATGTTTCAAGCGTAGTAGGATTTGTAAACGAACCACCAATCCCTAAAAATAAACCAGCAACAGGTAAAATAGCTATCGGTAACATAAAGGAACGTCCGACTCGTTGCATGACACCAAAAATCTTATCTTTCACTTTCTCCACCTCTTTTATATTTTTTTGAGCTTTTATACCCTCATTTTTTCCGACAAAAAAACCCAAACCACTTAAAATGGATATAAAAATCCCATAAAAGTTGATTTGGGTTTTGCCGAATGAACGTAACAAGCCCGTTTTTCAATTGATATCATACTATCATATTACTAAAATGATTGCAATCCCTTCCACCGATAATCTAAGAACTTGATAGTGTCTTAGTGATATGATAGGATTTAAATCAATAAATAGAGTCATGGACGATGTAAATAATACTAGATAGGAGTACCAGATCATGCTTGCAATCAAAATTATGAATAATAATATTGTAAGTTCAACTGATGAAACGGGACATGAAATCATTGTGATGGGAAAGGGGATAGGATGGCAACTAAAACCTGGAAGTGTGATTGATCCCACTAAAGTTGATAAAATATTTCGGATGGACACGGCAACTTCTTCGGCTAAATTGAAAAAACTTTTTCTGGAAGTGAATGTAGAATCTATATCGATCAGTTCTCAAGTAGTTGACTATGCATACCAACAAATTTCTAAAAAGTTCAACAAAAATCTGATTATTTCACTAACAGACCATATTGACTTTGCGATTGAACGTTTCGAAAAGAATATTCCTTTACGTAATGACTTAACATTTTGGATAAAAAAAATGTTTCCGGAAGAATTTGATGTTGGTCAATATGCAATTAATCTAATAAAAGAAGAATTGCACTTAGAAATGCCAATTGATGAAGCAGCACATATTGCCATGCACATTATCAATGCGGAGATGGATGGAAATATGGTGCACACGAATGAAATTACTTCTTTAATTAGTACAAGTCTACAAATTATACACGTCAAGACAGGGAAAGCGATTGATGAGACTTCTTTTGCTTATGAACGTTTTTTGCGACATCTACTAGCTCTTGCTCAAAGGATTATTGTGAAAAAAATGAATGTTGATCAAAATGTAGAATTGAATCAGGCCATTCAAAGACAGTTTTCTAAAGAATATAAAATTGCGACTGCTATTCAGCAGTTTATCCAAAAAGACTTCCAGTTTGAAGTAAACGATGATGAAGTTACTTTTTTAACGATCCATATTCATCGTCTTTTAAATGATGATTAACTTTTTTAATAATAGAATAGATAAAAAAAGGGACAGAGAATTATTCTCTGTCCTAATTTTTTTAAAAAACAACCTTACTCAAAAGGATATTTTAATCCCCATTCTTTACGAACTACATCCATAATCTCCACTACATCTAGAGTATATTGTAAAAACTTATTTTCAGATTGGGTTATAATCATGTTTGTAAAATCATCAACTTCATAATTTAAAGCATGGTCATGATTTTCAGCATGTATGGTTTCTTCCTTGCCATGGTCATGGGTAAATACCGCCGTTGAGGCACGTGGATAATTCATGATGGTCAAGT
The Jeotgalibaca sp. MA1X17-3 genome window above contains:
- a CDS encoding PTS transporter subunit EIIC — protein: MLRSFGKTQINFYGIFISILSGLGFFVGKNEGIKAQKNIKEVEKVKDKIFGVMQRVGRSFMLPIAILPVAGLFLGIGGSFTNPTTLETYGLTNIMGEGTILNNVLTVMNDAGDIVFANLPLIFAIGCAIGMARSEKGYCSFSGRNCVFDYAFFYWCYDSNPRRR
- a CDS encoding PRD domain-containing protein translates to MLAIKIMNNNIVSSTDETGHEIIVMGKGIGWQLKPGSVIDPTKVDKIFRMDTATSSAKLKKLFLEVNVESISISSQVVDYAYQQISKKFNKNLIISLTDHIDFAIERFEKNIPLRNDLTFWIKKMFPEEFDVGQYAINLIKEELHLEMPIDEAAHIAMHIINAEMDGNMVHTNEITSLISTSLQIIHVKTGKAIDETSFAYERFLRHLLALAQRIIVKKMNVDQNVELNQAIQRQFSKEYKIATAIQQFIQKDFQFEVNDDEVTFLTIHIHRLLNDD